One region of Mus musculus strain C57BL/6J chromosome 3, GRCm38.p6 C57BL/6J genomic DNA includes:
- the Plekho1 gene encoding pleckstrin homology domain-containing family O member 1 isoform X2 has translation MSASLQVTVEEDSYLAHPTRDRAKIQHSRRPPTRGHLMAVASTSTSDGMLTLDLIQEEDPSPEEPASCAESFRVDLDKSVAQLAGSRRRADSDRIQPSSQRASSLSRPWEKPDKGAPYTPQALKKFPSTEKSRCASLEEILSQRDTAPARPLHLQAEESLPPVPAQPGQLSRIQDLVARKLEKTQELLAEVQGLGDGKRKAKDPPQSPPDSESEQLLLETERLLGEASSNWSQAKRVLQEVRELRDLYRQMDLQTPDSHLRQTSQHSQYRKSLM, from the exons ATGAG TGCATCTCTTCAGGTCACCGTTGAGGAGGACAGCTATCTTGCCCACCCTACTCGAGACAGAGCAAAAATCCAACACTCCCGCCGTCCTCCAACCCGGGGACACCTCATGGCTGTG GCTTCGACCTCTACCTCAGATGGGATGCTAACATTAGACCTGATCCAAGAGGAAGACCCTTCCCCTGAGGAGCCAGCCTCTTGTGCTGAGAGCTTCCGGGTCGATCTGGACAAGTCTGTGGCCCAGCTGGCTGGCAGTCGACGGAGAGCGGACTCAGACAGGATCCAGCCCTCTTCGCAGCGGGCAAGCAGCCTTTCTCGGCCTTGGGAAAAACCAGACAAGGGAGCCCCCTACACCCCACAAGCACTGAAGAAGTTCCCCAGTACAGAGAAGAGCCGATGTGCCTCCCTGGAGGAGATCCTATCCCAGAGGGACACTGCCCCAGCCCGCCCCCTTCACCTTCAAGCTGAGGAATCCCTACCCCCTGTCCCTGCCCAGCCAGGGCAGCTGTCCCGGATCCAGGACCTGGTAGCAAGGAAACTGGAGAAGACTCAGGAGCTGCTGGCAGAGGTTCAGGGACTGGGTGACGGCAAGCGGAAGGCCAAGGACCCCCCACAGTCTCCACCCGACTCGGAGTCGGAGCAGCTGCTGCTGGAGACAGAGAGGCTGCTGGGAGAGGCTTCCTCCAACTGGAGCCAGGCAAAGAGAGTGCTGCAGGAAGTCCGGGAGCTGAGAGACCTGTACAGGCAGATGGACCTGCAGACCCCGGACTCCCACCTCAGACAGACCTCCCAGCACAGTCAATACCGGAAGAGCCTGATGTGA
- the Plekho1 gene encoding pleckstrin homology domain-containing family O member 1 isoform X1 yields the protein MKKSGSGKRSAAPEKVGWVRKFCGKGIFREIWKNRYVVLKGDQLYVSEKEVKDEKNSQEVFDLSDYEKCEELRKSKSRSKKNHSKFTLARCRQPGTTAPNLIFLAVSPEEKESWINALSSAITRAKNRILDEVTVEEDSYLAHPTRDRAKIQHSRRPPTRGHLMAVASTSTSDGMLTLDLIQEEDPSPEEPASCAESFRVDLDKSVAQLAGSRRRADSDRIQPSSQRASSLSRPWEKPDKGAPYTPQALKKFPSTEKSRCASLEEILSQRDTAPARPLHLQAEESLPPVPAQPGQLSRIQDLVARKLEKTQELLAEVQGLGDGKRKAKDPPQSPPDSESEQLLLETERLLGEASSNWSQAKRVLQEVRELRDLYRQMDLQTPDSHLRQTSQHSQYRKSLM from the exons ATGAAGAAGAGCGGCTCCGGCAAGCGG TCTGCGGCGCCCGAGAAGGTCGGCTGGGTCCGGAAATTCTGCGGGAAAGGGATTTTCAGGGAGATTTGGAAAAACCGCTATGTGGTGCTGAAAGGCGACCAGCTCTACGTCTCCGAGAAGGAG GTAAAAGATGAGAAAAACAGTCAGGAGGTGTTTGACCTGAGTGACTATGAGAAGTGCGAAGAGCTCCGGAAATCCAAGAGCAGGAGCAAGAAAAATCACAGCAAGTTCACCCTGGCCCGGTGCAGACAGCCGGGCACCACG GCACCCAACCTCATCTTCCTGGCCGTGAGTCCTGAAGAGAAGGAGTCATGGATCAACGCCCTGAGTTCTGCCATTACCAGAGCTAAAAACCGTATCTTGGATGAG GTCACCGTTGAGGAGGACAGCTATCTTGCCCACCCTACTCGAGACAGAGCAAAAATCCAACACTCCCGCCGTCCTCCAACCCGGGGACACCTCATGGCTGTG GCTTCGACCTCTACCTCAGATGGGATGCTAACATTAGACCTGATCCAAGAGGAAGACCCTTCCCCTGAGGAGCCAGCCTCTTGTGCTGAGAGCTTCCGGGTCGATCTGGACAAGTCTGTGGCCCAGCTGGCTGGCAGTCGACGGAGAGCGGACTCAGACAGGATCCAGCCCTCTTCGCAGCGGGCAAGCAGCCTTTCTCGGCCTTGGGAAAAACCAGACAAGGGAGCCCCCTACACCCCACAAGCACTGAAGAAGTTCCCCAGTACAGAGAAGAGCCGATGTGCCTCCCTGGAGGAGATCCTATCCCAGAGGGACACTGCCCCAGCCCGCCCCCTTCACCTTCAAGCTGAGGAATCCCTACCCCCTGTCCCTGCCCAGCCAGGGCAGCTGTCCCGGATCCAGGACCTGGTAGCAAGGAAACTGGAGAAGACTCAGGAGCTGCTGGCAGAGGTTCAGGGACTGGGTGACGGCAAGCGGAAGGCCAAGGACCCCCCACAGTCTCCACCCGACTCGGAGTCGGAGCAGCTGCTGCTGGAGACAGAGAGGCTGCTGGGAGAGGCTTCCTCCAACTGGAGCCAGGCAAAGAGAGTGCTGCAGGAAGTCCGGGAGCTGAGAGACCTGTACAGGCAGATGGACCTGCAGACCCCGGACTCCCACCTCAGACAGACCTCCCAGCACAGTCAATACCGGAAGAGCCTGATGTGA
- the Plekho1 gene encoding pleckstrin homology domain-containing family O member 1, producing the protein MKKSGSGKRGPPDGNHQSAAPEKVGWVRKFCGKGIFREIWKNRYVVLKGDQLYVSEKEVKDEKNSQEVFDLSDYEKCEELRKSKSRSKKNHSKFTLARCRQPGTTAPNLIFLAVSPEEKESWINALSSAITRAKNRILDEVTVEEDSYLAHPTRDRAKIQHSRRPPTRGHLMAVASTSTSDGMLTLDLIQEEDPSPEEPASCAESFRVDLDKSVAQLAGSRRRADSDRIQPSSQRASSLSRPWEKPDKGAPYTPQALKKFPSTEKSRCASLEEILSQRDTAPARPLHLQAEESLPPVPAQPGQLSRIQDLVARKLEKTQELLAEVQGLGDGKRKAKDPPQSPPDSESEQLLLETERLLGEASSNWSQAKRVLQEVRELRDLYRQMDLQTPDSHLRQTSQHSQYRKSLM; encoded by the exons ATGAAGAAGAGCGGCTCCGGCAAGCGG GGGCCTCCGGATGGAAACCATCAGTCTGCGGCGCCCGAGAAGGTCGGCTGGGTCCGGAAATTCTGCGGGAAAGGGATTTTCAGGGAGATTTGGAAAAACCGCTATGTGGTGCTGAAAGGCGACCAGCTCTACGTCTCCGAGAAGGAG GTAAAAGATGAGAAAAACAGTCAGGAGGTGTTTGACCTGAGTGACTATGAGAAGTGCGAAGAGCTCCGGAAATCCAAGAGCAGGAGCAAGAAAAATCACAGCAAGTTCACCCTGGCCCGGTGCAGACAGCCGGGCACCACG GCACCCAACCTCATCTTCCTGGCCGTGAGTCCTGAAGAGAAGGAGTCATGGATCAACGCCCTGAGTTCTGCCATTACCAGAGCTAAAAACCGTATCTTGGATGAG GTCACCGTTGAGGAGGACAGCTATCTTGCCCACCCTACTCGAGACAGAGCAAAAATCCAACACTCCCGCCGTCCTCCAACCCGGGGACACCTCATGGCTGTG GCTTCGACCTCTACCTCAGATGGGATGCTAACATTAGACCTGATCCAAGAGGAAGACCCTTCCCCTGAGGAGCCAGCCTCTTGTGCTGAGAGCTTCCGGGTCGATCTGGACAAGTCTGTGGCCCAGCTGGCTGGCAGTCGACGGAGAGCGGACTCAGACAGGATCCAGCCCTCTTCGCAGCGGGCAAGCAGCCTTTCTCGGCCTTGGGAAAAACCAGACAAGGGAGCCCCCTACACCCCACAAGCACTGAAGAAGTTCCCCAGTACAGAGAAGAGCCGATGTGCCTCCCTGGAGGAGATCCTATCCCAGAGGGACACTGCCCCAGCCCGCCCCCTTCACCTTCAAGCTGAGGAATCCCTACCCCCTGTCCCTGCCCAGCCAGGGCAGCTGTCCCGGATCCAGGACCTGGTAGCAAGGAAACTGGAGAAGACTCAGGAGCTGCTGGCAGAGGTTCAGGGACTGGGTGACGGCAAGCGGAAGGCCAAGGACCCCCCACAGTCTCCACCCGACTCGGAGTCGGAGCAGCTGCTGCTGGAGACAGAGAGGCTGCTGGGAGAGGCTTCCTCCAACTGGAGCCAGGCAAAGAGAGTGCTGCAGGAAGTCCGGGAGCTGAGAGACCTGTACAGGCAGATGGACCTGCAGACCCCGGACTCCCACCTCAGACAGACCTCCCAGCACAGTCAATACCGGAAGAGCCTGATGTGA